The following coding sequences lie in one Fimbriimonadaceae bacterium genomic window:
- the smc gene encoding chromosome segregation protein SMC, with protein MRLKRVKIFGFKTFADKTEFDVDGDLIAVVGPNGCGKSNLVDAILWALGEGNARQLRAQTNQDVIFSGSSRRKPVGYAEVTLLFDNEDGSLPIDTPEVAVSRRLTRSGESDYMINRRNCRLRDVLELLADSGLGRAGYAIVGQKDIDQALAASPEERRAWVDEAAGVQRYRARKQESLKRMAQAQDHLSRVGDIITEIESQREPLREEAEVAVRYKSVLGGLREVESGLLIVEIANAVKEVELQEKHIEESQLLVSKESARAEELEAQVRRTGERISALESDMDSLRAQQQSSITALERADAAMRLSEQRLTSLDELEKNLDHEGTAGQQRLKELEQELESLKAEEELERENLERLRAEFAGAGEDAKALSAQLKKLESELQQAREAHTLRLKQKAETEHRKQREKEIKREIQGIESTVPDLAKALKEAQDNYDSAKMAISKIEAAIQQAAARMQELRTEEEKQAQSVRKHLAEKAALEGRRRGIESTIEAHEGLHQGARAVMMAAENNKLDGEYIPVGECVEVDKEYALAIETALGASSNDLIVRDEQDAKRAIEYLKAGRLGRATFQPIPLMRPFEPSPGLRSVLNERGVVGRASELISCASIYRPVIDSLMGRVVIVEDIDVALRLAKTSGWNRLVTLDGEVVHSSGAVSGGQAAKSGYGMVQRKADLAELGRALESIEREISQFEKASAKRTKEILTDEAKIAELRGQTREKAPELEEAQNWLQSLQHEFNDTGRAKSKLEAELAQLLAAASVELPEIDLPGVEADRDHLIKQLAARSADAEQAENRLNEAMQRLEQAQARYVAAQKRFSNAKEAEEHRHKRASNLEPERQRARDDIERHKKDKARATEVQADVTAKLQVAQEKKRELLDGSFQSTEQAKEARRNAQACGDTAHQAELNRARADAKRASSQQRLMEEYGLTEEDALAQADSIEVPSDAAALVSKLRRELKSMGDVNLGAIEAFERLTERYDELATQMEDIVEGIKQVEASIKELDELTRDRFFNTFTAVQEAFSAIFAKVFPGGQGNLELTDKENLLESGIEIDVQLPGKNKQRLVLLSGGERSLCAAAFLFALLRVKPSPLVVLDEVDAPLDGRNVERFIDLLREFKETTQFIVITHNPTTIAAAPVWLGVTMQEPGVSTLVPTNVGLLPEEPRQTATNGGYAVVQA; from the coding sequence ATGCGGCTCAAGCGCGTCAAGATATTTGGCTTCAAAACGTTCGCCGACAAGACCGAGTTCGACGTTGACGGCGATCTCATCGCTGTTGTTGGGCCAAACGGTTGCGGCAAATCCAACCTGGTCGACGCCATCCTCTGGGCATTGGGGGAAGGCAACGCCAGGCAATTGCGTGCGCAAACCAACCAGGATGTGATCTTTAGCGGGAGCTCACGCCGCAAGCCAGTGGGATACGCCGAAGTGACGCTCCTCTTTGATAACGAAGACGGCTCGCTCCCTATTGACACTCCCGAAGTTGCCGTGAGTCGTCGGCTCACGCGGTCAGGCGAATCCGACTACATGATCAATCGTCGCAACTGCCGCTTGCGTGATGTTCTAGAGCTTCTTGCCGACTCTGGCCTGGGTCGGGCGGGTTACGCGATTGTTGGTCAGAAGGACATTGATCAGGCCCTCGCCGCTTCCCCGGAAGAGCGTCGAGCTTGGGTTGACGAGGCTGCGGGTGTCCAGCGTTACCGCGCGCGGAAACAAGAGTCGCTCAAGAGGATGGCTCAGGCTCAAGATCATCTCTCCAGAGTTGGGGACATCATCACTGAGATTGAGTCGCAGAGGGAGCCCCTCCGGGAAGAAGCCGAAGTCGCTGTGCGCTATAAATCGGTGTTGGGCGGTTTGCGCGAGGTCGAAAGCGGGCTTCTCATTGTCGAGATTGCAAATGCTGTCAAAGAAGTTGAGCTTCAAGAAAAGCACATCGAAGAGTCACAGCTTCTCGTAAGCAAAGAGTCCGCTCGCGCAGAGGAGTTGGAAGCGCAGGTTCGGCGTACTGGCGAGCGTATCAGCGCGTTGGAATCCGATATGGATTCCCTCCGCGCTCAGCAGCAATCCAGCATCACCGCGCTTGAGCGCGCGGATGCCGCGATGCGGCTCTCCGAGCAGAGACTTACCTCGCTTGATGAGCTTGAAAAGAATTTGGATCATGAAGGCACGGCGGGGCAGCAACGCCTCAAAGAGCTTGAACAGGAATTAGAATCGCTCAAGGCCGAAGAAGAGCTTGAGCGAGAGAACCTAGAGCGGCTGCGCGCCGAGTTTGCCGGGGCGGGTGAGGATGCAAAAGCTCTTTCTGCGCAACTGAAAAAGTTGGAATCGGAGCTTCAGCAAGCACGCGAAGCCCACACACTTCGGCTCAAGCAGAAAGCCGAAACTGAGCACCGCAAGCAGCGTGAAAAGGAGATCAAACGCGAGATCCAGGGCATCGAGTCCACTGTGCCGGACCTTGCGAAAGCCCTCAAGGAAGCTCAGGACAATTACGACAGCGCCAAGATGGCGATCTCCAAGATCGAAGCTGCCATCCAACAGGCCGCTGCAAGGATGCAAGAGCTTCGGACTGAGGAAGAAAAGCAGGCTCAATCCGTTCGCAAACATCTCGCCGAGAAGGCGGCGTTAGAAGGGCGTCGGCGCGGCATCGAATCCACAATTGAAGCGCATGAAGGGCTTCATCAAGGCGCGCGAGCGGTAATGATGGCCGCCGAGAACAATAAGCTCGATGGCGAGTACATCCCGGTCGGGGAGTGTGTGGAAGTTGATAAGGAGTACGCACTTGCGATTGAGACAGCGCTCGGTGCGTCCTCGAACGATCTCATCGTCCGAGACGAACAAGACGCTAAGCGGGCCATCGAATATCTTAAGGCTGGTCGTTTGGGTCGGGCGACCTTCCAACCCATCCCTCTGATGCGTCCATTTGAGCCGTCGCCAGGTTTGCGGAGCGTTTTGAATGAGCGGGGTGTCGTTGGGCGGGCTTCGGAATTGATTTCATGCGCTTCGATCTATCGGCCTGTCATCGATAGCCTTATGGGCCGAGTTGTGATTGTTGAGGACATTGACGTTGCGTTGCGGCTTGCAAAAACCTCGGGTTGGAATAGGTTGGTGACACTCGATGGAGAGGTTGTACACAGCTCGGGTGCCGTTTCAGGAGGACAGGCGGCGAAGTCGGGTTATGGAATGGTGCAGCGTAAAGCCGATCTCGCAGAGCTCGGGCGTGCGCTGGAAAGTATTGAGCGAGAGATATCGCAATTCGAAAAAGCATCTGCCAAGCGGACAAAAGAGATCCTCACCGATGAGGCTAAGATCGCTGAATTACGTGGACAAACTCGCGAAAAAGCACCCGAGCTGGAGGAGGCTCAGAACTGGCTTCAGAGCCTGCAGCACGAATTCAACGACACGGGTCGTGCGAAGAGCAAACTTGAGGCCGAGTTGGCTCAACTTTTGGCGGCTGCGTCTGTAGAGCTTCCTGAGATTGATCTGCCTGGAGTTGAGGCTGACCGCGATCATCTGATTAAGCAACTGGCGGCTCGATCTGCCGACGCAGAACAGGCTGAGAATCGACTGAATGAGGCGATGCAGAGACTAGAGCAGGCACAGGCCCGATATGTTGCCGCTCAAAAGCGATTCTCGAACGCAAAAGAGGCAGAAGAGCACCGACACAAACGAGCGTCCAACCTTGAGCCAGAGAGACAGCGCGCTCGCGACGACATCGAACGCCACAAGAAAGACAAGGCACGTGCGACTGAAGTTCAGGCGGATGTCACCGCTAAGCTTCAGGTTGCTCAAGAGAAGAAGCGTGAGCTTCTCGATGGCAGCTTCCAAAGCACAGAGCAGGCAAAGGAAGCCCGACGCAACGCCCAAGCCTGCGGCGACACTGCACACCAAGCCGAACTCAATCGAGCCAGAGCCGATGCCAAACGCGCGTCCAGCCAGCAGCGTTTGATGGAGGAGTACGGCCTAACTGAAGAGGATGCGTTAGCTCAGGCCGACTCCATAGAGGTCCCTTCGGACGCTGCCGCGCTAGTGAGCAAGCTAAGGCGTGAACTCAAGTCGATGGGGGATGTCAACCTTGGCGCAATCGAAGCTTTTGAGCGGCTGACGGAGCGTTACGACGAACTCGCGACGCAGATGGAGGACATCGTCGAGGGCATCAAGCAAGTTGAGGCCAGTATTAAAGAGCTCGACGAACTCACACGAGATCGCTTCTTTAACACCTTTACTGCGGTCCAAGAAGCCTTTTCTGCGATCTTTGCCAAGGTGTTTCCCGGAGGTCAGGGCAACCTTGAACTCACCGACAAAGAGAATCTGCTTGAAAGCGGCATTGAGATCGATGTACAGCTTCCGGGCAAGAATAAGCAGAGGCTAGTGCTTTTGAGTGGAGGCGAGAGGTCGCTGTGTGCCGCGGCCTTCCTTTTTGCGCTACTACGTGTAAAGCCTTCACCGCTCGTTGTGCTTGACGAGGTGGATGCTCCGCTTGATGGGCGCAACGTCGAGCGGTTTATCGACCTCTTACGCGAGTTCAAAGAGACGACACAGTTTATCGTGATCACCCACAACCCG
- a CDS encoding tyrosine recombinase — translation METQDSPLHDAIEWFLDSLRSNRGASVHTVEAYRRDLFTLSEYLGKLGLEDWQKLDFPTVQRYQSTLGPPIAPTTAQRRMSSLRSFLKFLKKQGFGPPMDLPSTGGFKKARALPKALPYERVEALLNAPDIETSDGLRDRAILELIYGAGLRISEAVDLNMSQLDFDSGLLRVHGKRGKTRLVPLPGDTVYWLKKYVAEARPKLLKKPIGEVFVSHRGLKLRRTTVGLKLAEYCKLAGISEKVSPHTLRHSYAVHLLKGGADLRAVQELLGHESVATTQVYTHLDMDEVRRKFENAHPRA, via the coding sequence TTGGAAACGCAAGACAGTCCCCTCCACGACGCCATCGAATGGTTCTTAGATTCGCTGAGGAGCAACCGTGGCGCAAGCGTACACACGGTCGAGGCTTATCGCCGCGATCTTTTCACGCTGTCCGAGTACTTGGGCAAGTTGGGGTTGGAGGACTGGCAAAAGCTCGATTTTCCTACCGTCCAGCGTTACCAATCCACACTCGGTCCGCCCATCGCTCCAACGACAGCGCAGCGGCGGATGAGTTCACTTCGGTCGTTCTTGAAGTTCTTGAAGAAGCAGGGGTTTGGCCCGCCGATGGATTTGCCAAGTACAGGAGGCTTTAAGAAGGCCCGGGCTTTGCCAAAAGCGTTGCCTTACGAACGCGTTGAAGCTTTGTTGAACGCTCCTGATATCGAGACTTCTGATGGGCTGCGTGATCGTGCAATCTTGGAACTTATCTACGGCGCGGGCCTACGCATCTCTGAAGCGGTAGACCTAAACATGTCTCAGCTTGATTTCGATAGCGGATTGCTGCGAGTGCATGGAAAACGTGGCAAGACACGGTTGGTGCCTTTGCCTGGAGATACGGTTTACTGGCTGAAGAAGTATGTGGCGGAGGCACGTCCAAAACTTCTGAAGAAGCCTATCGGTGAAGTGTTTGTGTCGCATCGAGGTTTGAAGCTAAGGCGGACAACGGTTGGGCTCAAGCTTGCCGAGTATTGCAAGCTGGCAGGGATCTCAGAGAAGGTTTCGCCCCATACGTTGCGGCACTCCTATGCAGTTCATCTGCTCAAAGGAGGGGCAGACTTGCGTGCTGTGCAAGAGCTTCTCGGGCATGAATCGGTCGCGACAACTCAGGTTTATACACACTTAGACATGGATGAGGTTCGACGGAAGTTTGAGAATGCGCATCCGAGGGCGTAG
- a CDS encoding glycosyltransferase family 39 protein, whose protein sequence is MSTAPKHSPERLVTLLAFGFFFVSLLIRLLGIGWGLPKEGQHYSLHPDEDVILSASRQIEPAKGKFDPGFYNYGTLYLTVERIASDVVAGYGGGPKEGDRESRFRYNGSCILAGRIINAVAGAFSVLLLLLIGLRFMSLWGACFAAGALAVAPGYVVHARFQTVDVFATFLLVCSIYFALKLLPEHAHDDVTEDSDPPDKDAETTLTPSHLSLKGGEALSDKAILKATVWAGVFAGLSAGTKYTGILAVLVLIAVHIALKRSDRWKMIGIGVAASLVAFFVATPGALLNTGKFVQDFKFEMLHTSTGHGLIFEGLPSGFLWHFVNLGTGFGGIVMILGIAGCFLAVRQKAKWLIAVLAFAILYYFLIGRAEVLFLRYTFPLMIPLALGFGYLVSAARSQQTKLGHFSVALGILALGGSAISASRMTAWMLGTDPRDQAAVYLREEAQKSPNDVTVGLVSDPWYYTPTLFPDSAMMRFGPEVYANAMAATASPRVVRYWPENREERIDWDTRLITETKPDYVVFSSFEADDLKRLEKVSGLKPEVQAKVDQFKAFTKQLFETYEPAITLGRTQDELVNLKPYAIHDLEYIRPYIWIWKRKTVPSTTPSNGS, encoded by the coding sequence GTGTCGACAGCGCCCAAGCACTCGCCTGAACGGCTTGTAACTCTCCTCGCGTTCGGCTTCTTCTTCGTTTCGCTGCTGATCCGTCTGCTGGGCATTGGCTGGGGTTTGCCAAAAGAAGGACAACACTATTCGCTCCATCCAGACGAGGATGTCATCTTGAGCGCGTCACGACAGATCGAGCCTGCCAAAGGGAAGTTCGACCCAGGTTTCTACAATTACGGGACGCTCTACCTTACTGTCGAACGAATTGCCAGCGATGTAGTGGCAGGCTACGGCGGCGGACCGAAAGAGGGCGATCGCGAATCCCGTTTCCGATACAACGGATCATGCATCCTCGCCGGAAGGATCATCAACGCTGTCGCTGGTGCGTTTTCCGTCTTGCTCCTGCTGTTGATCGGATTGCGGTTTATGTCGCTTTGGGGGGCTTGTTTTGCGGCTGGGGCCCTTGCAGTTGCGCCGGGATACGTAGTTCATGCGAGATTCCAGACGGTAGACGTGTTTGCGACCTTTCTGTTGGTGTGCTCAATCTACTTTGCGCTGAAGCTGCTGCCGGAACATGCGCATGATGACGTCACTGAGGACAGTGACCCTCCAGACAAAGATGCAGAAACCACCCTCACCCCCAGCCACCTCTCCTTGAAGGGCGGGGAGGCTCTTTCGGACAAGGCAATCCTCAAAGCCACTGTCTGGGCAGGAGTCTTTGCCGGACTCAGCGCGGGCACCAAGTACACCGGCATTCTCGCCGTGCTGGTCCTGATCGCGGTGCACATCGCCCTTAAGCGCTCCGACCGCTGGAAGATGATCGGCATTGGAGTCGCTGCCAGCCTGGTCGCTTTCTTCGTCGCAACGCCCGGTGCATTGCTGAACACGGGCAAGTTCGTTCAAGATTTTAAGTTCGAGATGCTCCACACCTCCACCGGGCACGGCCTCATCTTCGAGGGCCTACCTAGTGGATTCTTGTGGCACTTTGTAAACCTGGGCACGGGCTTTGGCGGGATTGTTATGATCCTCGGAATCGCTGGCTGCTTCCTAGCCGTTCGGCAGAAGGCGAAGTGGCTGATCGCGGTGCTCGCGTTCGCAATCCTGTATTACTTCCTCATCGGGCGGGCTGAGGTTCTTTTCCTACGCTACACCTTCCCGCTGATGATCCCGTTGGCGTTGGGGTTTGGCTACCTGGTGAGCGCGGCACGGAGCCAACAGACGAAGCTCGGACATTTCTCCGTCGCACTTGGCATCCTTGCACTAGGGGGAAGCGCCATCTCAGCTTCGCGAATGACTGCGTGGATGCTGGGCACGGACCCACGCGACCAAGCCGCTGTGTATTTGAGGGAGGAGGCCCAGAAATCTCCGAACGATGTCACAGTAGGACTAGTGAGCGATCCTTGGTATTACACGCCAACACTCTTTCCAGACTCGGCGATGATGCGCTTTGGCCCTGAAGTCTACGCTAATGCGATGGCGGCCACAGCGAGTCCGCGCGTGGTCCGCTACTGGCCCGAAAACCGGGAGGAGAGGATCGATTGGGACACCCGCCTGATCACGGAAACCAAGCCCGATTACGTCGTGTTTAGCAGCTTTGAGGCTGACGACTTGAAGCGGCTGGAGAAGGTAAGCGGGCTAAAGCCGGAAGTCCAGGCCAAAGTTGACCAGTTCAAGGCTTTCACCAAACAACTTTTCGAGACCTACGAGCCCGCAATCACCTTAGGGCGCACCCAGGACGAATTAGTCAATTTGAAGCCGTACGCCATCCACGACCTCGAATACATCCGTCCTTACATTTGGATTTGGAAACGCAAGACAGTCCCCTCCACGACGCCATCGAATGGTTCTTAG
- a CDS encoding HD-GYP domain-containing protein: MGKTGRGTRHTTSETTRASVYLPLRLSSGGARPSRGLIVSVLLVLAIGAWASTTLPTPESPDMGLCFGLSVLALLASRFGYVATEPFTPVSWRLPFVAAIAVVAGPVWALMTDLLAFVLTPVRSRYIGGREHVDSESAWALVALVGFNVVSAFAMGLFLQLGGLSQTLVYSGVYLVINAAWMVALSSRRIAKRLGLVPHGLSWTGAWQWTLILTFAFSAGVLVEMEMPGWSALILLPVLASRMVAGKSQEIDDHYYGTITALTLMLQRAHPYSHRHIERVSLIAEEVALRLGLNRKNARLVREAAVLHDIGKIAVDEEILDKPSKLDVFEMDHVRQHSAFGAEILSPVVSLKPIVPWIRHHHERLDGDGYPDGLVDVEIPIESKIIAVVDAYDAMTGGNSGNDKRPYRDPMSVDQALSELVRCSGTQFDPDVVQAFREVIEEDAH; encoded by the coding sequence GTGGGAAAAACGGGCCGCGGCACACGGCATACAACCTCGGAAACAACCCGCGCATCGGTGTATCTGCCTTTACGACTTAGTTCGGGCGGCGCAAGACCGAGCCGGGGGCTTATTGTCAGTGTGCTCTTGGTACTTGCGATTGGCGCATGGGCTTCGACGACTCTACCAACACCTGAATCTCCAGACATGGGCCTTTGCTTTGGTCTATCCGTGCTCGCGCTACTTGCTTCCCGATTTGGCTATGTGGCCACAGAACCGTTCACTCCAGTTTCGTGGCGTTTACCGTTTGTGGCGGCGATTGCGGTGGTCGCGGGGCCGGTCTGGGCTCTAATGACCGATCTGCTTGCTTTTGTGCTGACTCCTGTTCGTTCGCGTTACATCGGCGGTAGGGAGCATGTCGATTCGGAATCCGCTTGGGCGTTAGTTGCGTTAGTTGGTTTTAATGTCGTTTCGGCATTCGCGATGGGTCTCTTCCTTCAATTAGGCGGGCTCTCGCAAACGCTGGTTTACTCAGGTGTCTACCTCGTAATCAATGCAGCTTGGATGGTGGCTCTCAGTTCTCGACGCATCGCGAAACGGCTCGGTCTCGTACCGCATGGTTTGAGTTGGACTGGCGCGTGGCAGTGGACTCTGATCCTGACGTTTGCTTTCTCAGCCGGTGTACTTGTTGAGATGGAGATGCCAGGTTGGTCGGCGCTGATTCTGCTACCGGTCCTTGCATCGAGAATGGTCGCCGGGAAGTCCCAAGAGATTGACGACCACTACTACGGCACCATCACGGCTCTCACGTTGATGCTACAACGAGCCCACCCTTACAGCCACCGTCATATTGAGCGTGTTTCGCTCATTGCCGAAGAGGTCGCCTTGCGGTTGGGATTGAACCGGAAGAATGCACGGCTGGTTCGCGAGGCGGCAGTTTTGCACGATATTGGCAAAATCGCAGTGGATGAAGAAATTCTGGACAAGCCTTCTAAACTTGACGTCTTTGAGATGGATCATGTGCGGCAGCATTCGGCATTTGGGGCGGAGATTCTTTCTCCCGTCGTGTCTCTCAAGCCGATCGTGCCGTGGATACGCCACCATCATGAAAGGCTCGATGGGGATGGATATCCCGACGGTCTCGTCGATGTCGAGATTCCGATTGAAAGCAAAATCATCGCCGTTGTGGACGCCTACGATGCGATGACTGGAGGAAATAGCGGCAACGATAAGCGGCCCTATCGCGATCCGATGTCGGTGGATCAAGCTCTATCGGAGCTCGTTCGTTGTTCAGGAACACAGTTCGACCCAGACGTCGTTCAGGCCTTTCGTGAAGTGATTGAGGAGGATGCGCATTGA
- a CDS encoding PDZ domain-containing protein, whose protein sequence is MALLTCAALLLTTQAPAGIVDVPFSVGEDAIIVDATINGRKASLMFDTGFSGAVVLDENINIGPATGVMNLRDFVGVFQAKTVKIKSLKLGQKDIDSTEMEAVQQPAANYSFSYNTHCDGIMGFEVIAHNITEINFEKKMFRFYPKSYDITKLVPDNKKTFLAKLLPTGHNSLEMSVAAANGGKMTLALDTGNAFFATTHKDVLERIGLWKTGQDAKFLKSAFVASGEVASWYARFKDMSIYGIPVPDCTWSIIDAASSSAEGDGTIGYGFLSNFNIIIDYERRRVWFDNWTGKTGNLPKAELGISAAPEASGRRMFVYRVSNGGPAEKAGIRRGDFLLSIDGHDVEGMDQRKLWKLMEGEEGSKVPIVLSRNGQLIRMELSRAYLVNDLRG, encoded by the coding sequence ATGGCACTTCTTACTTGCGCAGCATTGCTCCTCACAACACAGGCTCCCGCGGGAATCGTCGACGTTCCGTTTTCAGTTGGTGAAGACGCAATCATCGTTGATGCCACGATCAACGGCCGGAAGGCTTCCTTGATGTTTGACACGGGATTTTCGGGGGCAGTCGTTCTCGATGAGAACATCAACATTGGGCCAGCAACCGGTGTCATGAATCTGCGCGACTTTGTAGGCGTGTTCCAGGCAAAAACCGTCAAGATCAAGAGCCTCAAGCTCGGGCAAAAGGATATCGACAGCACAGAAATGGAGGCAGTACAGCAGCCTGCTGCGAATTATTCCTTCTCTTACAACACACATTGCGACGGCATTATGGGCTTTGAGGTCATCGCACACAACATCACTGAAATCAACTTTGAAAAGAAGATGTTCAGGTTCTATCCGAAGAGCTATGACATCACCAAGCTTGTTCCAGACAACAAGAAGACATTCTTAGCCAAACTGTTGCCGACGGGCCATAACTCGCTGGAGATGTCGGTTGCTGCCGCAAATGGCGGAAAGATGACTCTCGCGCTTGATACTGGCAATGCGTTTTTTGCGACGACTCACAAGGATGTTCTTGAGAGAATCGGGCTTTGGAAAACGGGACAGGATGCAAAGTTTCTGAAATCGGCTTTTGTCGCCTCGGGCGAAGTAGCGAGTTGGTACGCTCGATTTAAGGATATGAGCATCTATGGGATTCCCGTTCCTGATTGTACGTGGAGCATCATCGACGCAGCATCCAGTTCGGCGGAAGGTGACGGTACGATCGGCTACGGATTTTTGAGCAATTTCAACATTATCATTGACTATGAGCGCCGCCGAGTCTGGTTTGACAATTGGACCGGTAAGACAGGCAATCTGCCCAAAGCTGAATTGGGAATAAGCGCAGCACCGGAAGCATCTGGCCGCAGAATGTTCGTTTACCGCGTTTCTAACGGTGGCCCTGCTGAAAAGGCTGGCATCCGACGCGGAGACTTTTTGCTCTCTATTGACGGACATGACGTTGAGGGGATGGATCAACGCAAGCTTTGGAAGCTGATGGAGGGCGAAGAAGGGAGCAAAGTTCCTATTGTCCTTAGTCGAAACGGACAGCTGATTCGCATGGAGCTTTCGCGGGCCTATCTGGTCAACGATCTTCGTGGATAG
- a CDS encoding tetratricopeptide repeat protein: MSEDHGKQFREEAIQSVQSGQPEKALELINQALELNDHDSEAYVLKGIALAQLKRDDEATEAFRGAISCGPSNPKAYFNLAVHQYGLGHKAEAESIAREAVRLDPSHSGAKDLVARITREMNPDVITPTGKVAADAPSLSQPGDPLSQPNPGAAPPTGQPSGPPAGAPPQGQPGLHGPGTPPPGQQYIPPGGYERPGYGTRNVHSMAFIENMGKGWDGFGYILSALNIILFIVISAATYSLVMEAFQNPEAFQNRNMGFFSMEGVSPVITVLSLVSRLIQLISLIWMIMELADRRGNWLWLLPFILCCCCGLPGLIIPIYIWKGRS, translated from the coding sequence TCAGGCGCTTGAACTGAACGACCACGACAGCGAGGCATATGTCCTGAAAGGAATTGCACTTGCTCAGCTCAAACGAGACGACGAAGCGACCGAGGCGTTTCGAGGTGCCATTTCTTGTGGGCCAAGTAACCCAAAGGCATATTTCAACTTAGCTGTACATCAGTACGGACTCGGTCATAAGGCAGAGGCGGAGTCGATAGCCAGGGAAGCCGTCAGGCTTGATCCAAGCCATTCGGGTGCAAAGGACCTCGTTGCGAGAATCACTCGCGAGATGAACCCGGACGTGATCACGCCAACCGGCAAGGTTGCGGCGGATGCGCCTTCTTTGTCGCAGCCGGGCGACCCGCTCTCCCAACCCAACCCAGGAGCAGCGCCTCCGACCGGGCAGCCTAGCGGGCCTCCGGCTGGTGCGCCTCCCCAAGGGCAACCCGGCCTTCACGGTCCAGGCACCCCGCCTCCAGGGCAGCAATATATCCCACCCGGTGGTTATGAACGGCCTGGATACGGAACGCGAAACGTCCACAGCATGGCTTTTATCGAAAACATGGGTAAAGGTTGGGATGGATTTGGATACATCCTTTCGGCGTTAAACATCATCCTTTTCATTGTCATCTCGGCGGCAACCTATTCCTTAGTTATGGAGGCCTTCCAGAATCCTGAAGCCTTCCAAAACAGGAATATGGGGTTCTTCAGCATGGAAGGGGTTAGCCCGGTCATCACCGTGCTCAGCCTTGTTTCTCGACTGATTCAACTGATTTCGCTGATCTGGATGATCATGGAGTTGGCGGACAGGCGTGGCAACTGGCTTTGGCTTCTGCCGTTCATTCTTTGCTGTTGTTGCGGCCTACCTGGTCTGATCATTCCGATCTATATTTGGAAAGGCAGATCGTAG